Proteins encoded together in one Poecile atricapillus isolate bPoeAtr1 chromosome 15, bPoeAtr1.hap1, whole genome shotgun sequence window:
- the PKIG gene encoding cAMP-dependent protein kinase inhibitor gamma: MEVESSTYTDFISCDRAGRRNAVHDIQREATTISMRKLTEDMGDLAVEGAESQRDASSSDNDPGARPKGQESSPSP; the protein is encoded by the exons ATGGAGGTAGAGTCCAGCACCTACACCGACTTCATTTCCTGTGACCGGGCTGGCCGGAGGAACGCTGTCCATGACATCCAGCGAGAGGCAACCACCATCAGCATGCGCAAGCTGACCGAGGACATGGGTGACCTCGCTGTTGAGGGAGCAG AAAGCCAAAGAGATGCCAGTTCTTCTGACAACGACCCTGGAGCAAGACCAAAGGGGCAAGAAAGCAGCCCGTCCCCATGA